A genomic stretch from Oncorhynchus tshawytscha isolate Ot180627B linkage group LG07, Otsh_v2.0, whole genome shotgun sequence includes:
- the LOC112253818 gene encoding alsin-like isoform X6 produces MHQHCHGQISVMESQRKSSGEDSSGERGLLHTWKGYSCSVTPERVLLSRPVLQAALGTRHGVLLVEGGQVYSFGEFPWKQSQVSEVGPLKPVLESSLSGQRVVAVAAGSFHSGAVTEDGGVHMWGENSFGQCGLSSLTVVSNPTPVAVLDPDTSPPHTIRVLELACGEQHSLALSAQHEVWAWGSGCQLGLVTTIFPVWKPQKVEHLAGRHVLQVACGAFHSLALVRCLPPQEARRPLPDKCGQCNQLLYTMTDKEDHVIISDSHYCPLGVELLDDGEARMEPGRSPPLRLQSSPSEPLSSHTSASAPNLHPSITDHTDYERRRTVAQNGEVLTTTDSDISAAGTDSDRTVGGMGGAGSQNSPYPDDQAVKEYLKKLSDTSLAEETAKMTKAGASFQPPADSLDLLTSDLLPGVMPVTTSSALNSLVSSCASAVAERVVSTCEALSLKKRINCYYPGVGGVAGAPGGVPGGFPGGPAEERVRLEESMQGKKSCSTGDIREEEAEGLSRRLSLPGLLSQVSPRLLRRASRPRVRAVPLTPVGGLPEAGELLPSLQTEVWSWGRGEEGQLGHGDNLPRLQPLCIKCLSSKEVVLVAAGAHHSLALTAQSQVFSWGSNSSGQLGHMACPTTIPRLAKLSEGIRVWDVGAGAQHTLLLADGDCYQPILYYSGQQVREAAQDAPQDQTEGYSYTQQPVLLPFCMNLGYVSGVFAGGQSCVALADRNVTGFIASLHELAAAERKFYCKLSSVKNHILRPLLDLESLGTALGPASTVLLQSLARCYSRLCHLTGQHSTSLTANLRRRREVKSLVMLEHASIFLDTYNEYCCSVGNFLVMGGFQALAKPSLDFFGKCPELLQRLAESSEENIPLSDLLVALFYLPMRHLHEYGRLLLKLGTCFEVSSVDYQKLQDGCSKFEALALHLKRRRKEAEYTYHFWKSFPGKMTDSLRKPPRRLICESSNKALTLQNSGRFSVNWFILFNDALVHAQFSTHHVFPLATLWVEPIPEENTDLYGLKVISPEETFTLLACSSMEKAKWLRSINQAVDKAMSGAGQSGSGAGQRAEPPISRTASYTFYKDSRLKEATYEGRWLAGKPNGRGMVKWLDGRIYTGMFKNGLEDGFGDYVMPSKTLNLNDHYQGHWKEGKMHGIGTYKYATGELYEGSFQDNMRHGHGMLRSGTLNSSSPSVFIGQWVHDKKTGYGVFDDITRGEKYMGMWQDDQRQGTGVIVTQFGLYYEGAFNNNKMQGTGVLLSEDNTTYEGEFSEDWTLNGKGVLTMANGDYFEGTFTGEWGSGLKVTGSFFKPNLYDSDGDKGRAVKLGRLAVRPEEKWRAVFEECWMRLGCEAPGQGENQRAWENIAVALTTSRRELRDCPEMNLSPSHNLTLESLEFNPQQHVGPVTMEKYDRIRHYLIKACDTPLHPLGRLMETLVAVYRMTYVGVGANRRLLLQAVNEIMSYLARIFQLVRFLFPDLPEEGGVIPEPSSDPQDKKDSKCADTQLESPKPGRVVSSSSLLLPVLLPRLYPPLFTLYALEKEREDDVYWECVLRLNKQPDMALLAFLGVQHKFWPVSVPVLGERTEVVSSTKDACFASATETLQQIRQFVFSTTFTPSDKLQVIQLTFEEITKEVVSSLEDSFLWSMDDLFPVFLYVVLRARIRNLGSEVSLIEDLMDPCVQHGEHGIMFTTLKACYYQIQHEKTT; encoded by the exons ATGCATCAGCATTGCCATGGACAAATCTCAGTGATGGAGTCCCAGAGGAAAAG CTCTGGTGAGGACAGTTCAGGGGAGCGAGGTTTGCTCCACACCTGGAAGGGCTACTCCTGTAGTGTCACCCCAGAGAGAGTGCTCCTGTCCAGGCCTGTGCTGCAGGCTGCCCTGGGAACACGCCATGGGGTTCTACTGGTGGAGG GCGGGCAGGTGTACAGCTTTGGTGAGTTCCCATGGAAACAGAGCCAGGTCTCAGAGGTGGGCCCCCTGAAGCCCGTCTTAGAGAGCTCTCTCAGCGGCCAGCGCGTTGTCGCCGTGGCAGCGGGCAGCTTCCACAGCGGGGCGGTTACCGAGGACGGCGGGGTCCACATGTGGGGGGAGAACTCCTTCGGCCAGTGTGGCCTGTCCAGCCTCACTGTAGTCTCCAACCCTACTCCAGTGGCTGTCCTGGACCCCGACACCAGCCCCCCTCATACCATCCGGGTCCTGGAGCTGGCCTGCGGGGAGCagcactcccttgctctctctgccCAGCACGAGGTGTGGGCCTGGGGCAGCGGCTGCCAGCTGGGCCTGGTCACCACCATCTTCCCTGTATGGAAGCCCCAGAAGGTGGAGCACCTGGCGGGCAGACACGTCCTTCAGGTGGCCTGTGGGGCCTTCCACAGCCTTGCCTTGGTGCGTTGCCTACCACCTCAGGAGGCCCGGCGGCCCCTGCCAGACAAGTGTGGCCAGTGCAACCAGCTGCTCTACACCATGACGGACAAGGAGGACCACGTCATTATCTCAGATAGTCATTACTGCCCCCTAGGGGTGGAGTTGCTGGATGACGGAGAGGCCAGGATGGAGCCTGGAAGGTCCCCTCCGCTCAGGCTCCAGAGCTCCCCTTCagagcccctctcctctcatacctCGGCCTCAGCGCCtaatctccatccctccataacAGACCATACAGActatgagaggaggaggacagtggcACAGAATGGGGAAGTCTTAACCACTACAGACTCTGACATCTCTGCTGCTGGGACAGACTCAGATCGAACTGTTGGAGGTATGGGGGGTGCAGGGTCTCAGAACTCCCCCTACCCTGATGATCAGGCAGTGAAAGAATATCTCAAGAAACTGTCTGACACCTCATTGGCTGAGGAGACTGCCAAGATGACCAAAGCAGGAGCAAGTTTTCAG CCCCCAGCAGATAGCCTTGAcctcctgacctctgacctcctccctgggGTCATGCCAGTGACCACCAGCTCTGCCCTCAACAGCCTGGTCTCATCCTGTGCCTCCGCCGTGGCTGAGAGAGTGGTCTCCACCTGCGAGGCTCTGTCCCTGAAGAAGAGGATTAACTGCTACTATCCTGGGGTTGGGGGTGTAGCAGGAGCACCCGGTGGGGTGCCAGGAGGGTTTCCAGGGGGCCCCGCGGAGGAGCGGGTGCGTCTGGAGGAGTCCATGCAGGGGAAGAAGAGCTGCAGCACGGGGGATATCCGTGAGGAGGAGGCCGAGGGCCTGAGTCGACGTCTCTCTCTGCCTGGACTCCTCTCTCAGG TGTCCCCCAGGTTGCTGCGGAGGGCCAGCCGGCCCAGGGTGCGAGCGGTGCCCCTCACCCCTGTGGGAGGGCTCCCAGAGGCGGGGGAGCTGCTCCCCTCCCTGCAGACCGAGGTGTGGAGCTGGGGGCGTGGTGAGGAGGGCCAGCTAGGCCACGGGGACAACCTCCCCAG GCTGCAGCCACTGTGCATCAAGTGCCTGAGCAGTAAGGAGGTGGTGCTTGTGGCTGCTGGGGCACATCACTCCCTGGCCCTGACGGCACAGTCCCAG gTCTTCTCCTGGGGTAGTAACAGCTCTGGCCAGCTAGGACACATGGCGTGTCCTACTACTATCCCTCGCCTTGCCAAG CTGTCTGAGGGGATCCGTGTATGGGATGTGGGTGCGGGGGCGCAGCACACCCTCCTCCTGGCCGATGGGGACTGTTACCAGCCCATCCTTTACTATAGCGGACAGCAGGTCAGAGAGGCGGCTCAGGACGCaccccaggaccagacagaggggTACAGCTACACCCAGCAACCAGTGCTGCTCCCCTTCTGCATGAAC TTGGGCTACGTGAGCGGTGTGTTTGCGGGGGGCCAGAGCTGCGTGGCGCTAGCCGACCGCAACGTCACGGGTTTCATCGCCAGCCTCCACGAGCTGGCTGCTGCTGAGAGGAAGTTCTACTGCAAGCTGAGCTCTGTGAAGAACCACATCCTGCGCCCCCTGTTGGACCTGG AGTCGTTGGGTACAGCCCTAGGCCCGGCGTCCACAGTGCTGCTACAGAGCCTGGCGAGGTGTTATAGCCGCCTGTGCCACCTCACTGGGCAGCACTCCACCTCGCTCACCGCCAACCTGCGCCGCCGTCGGGAGGTGAAAAGCTTGGTTATGCTGGAGCACGCCAGCATCTTCCTGGACACGTACAATGA GTACTGCTGCTCTGTGGGTAACTTCCTGGTGATGGGGGGCTTCCAAGCTCTGGCCAAGCCCTCGCT AGATTTCTTTGGGAAGTGTCCAGAGCTGTTGCAGCGGCTGGCAGAGTCCAGCGAGGAGAACATTCCTCTGAGTGACCTGTTGGTGGCGCTCTTCTACCTGCCCATGAGACACCTTCACGAGTATGGCAGGCTGCTGCTCAAACTGGGAACCTGCTTCGAGGTG AGCTCAGTGGACTACCAGAAGCTGCAGGACGGCTGCTCTAAGTTTGAGGCCCTggctcttcatctgaagaggaggaggaaggaggcagAGTACACGTACCACTTCTGGAAGAGCTTCCCTGGCAAGATGACG GATTCCCTGCGTAAGCCCCCCCGGAGGCTGATCTGTGAGAGCAGTAACAAGGCCCTGACGCTACAGAACTCTGGAAGGTTCTCTGTCAACTGGTTCATCCTCTTCAATGATGCACTCGTCCACGCTCAG ttctccACCCACCATGTCTTCCCATTGGCCACACTGTGGGTCGAGCCCATCCCTGAGGAGAACACTGACCT GTATGGACTGAAGGTGATCTCACCTGAGGAGACCTTCACCCTGCTGGCCTGTTCTTCCATGGAGAAG GCCAAGTGGCTTCGCTCCATCAACCAGGCGGTGGACAAGGCCATGAGTGGGGCGGGCCAGTCAGGCTCAGGGGCAGGGCAGAGGGCGGAGCCTCCCATCTCCCGGACCGCCTCCTACACCTTCTACAAGGACAGCCGTCTGAAGGAGGCCACCTACGAGGGCCGCTGGCTGGCCGGCAAGCCCAATGGGAG GGGAATGGTGAAGTGGCTTGATGGGAGAATTTACACGGGGATGTTCAAGAACGGACTGGAGGATGG TTTTGGAGATTACGTTATGCCCAGCAAGACATTGAACCTGAACGACCACTATCAAGGCCACTGGAAAGAAGGGAAGATGCACGGCATCGGAACATACAA GTATGCTACAGGTGAGTTGTACGAGGGCTCGTTCCAGGACAACATGCGTCACGGTCACGGGATGCTGCGCAGCGGCACGCTGAACTCCTCCTCCCCCAGCGTCTTCATCGGCCAATGGGTGCACGACAAGAAGACGGGCTACGGCGTCTTTGATGACATCACCAG AGGAGAGAAGTACATGGGCATGTGGCAGGATGACCAGCGGCAGGGCACGGGCGTCATAGTAACCCAGTTTGGCCTGTACTACGAGGGAgccttcaacaacaacaagatgcAG GGCACAGGGGTCTTGCTGTCTGAGGACAACACCACATATGAAGGAGAGTTCTCGGAGGACTGGACTCTCAACGGAAAG GGTGTGCTGACCATGGCTAATGGGGACTACTTTGAGGGCACCTTCACCGGGGAGTGGGGCTCCGGCCTGAAGGTTACCGGATCCTTCTTCAAACCCAACCTCTACGACTCAGACGGGGACAAGGGCCGCGCTGT TAAGCTGGGGCGCCTGGCGGTGCGTCCGGAGGAGAAGTGGAGGgcagtgtttgaggagtgttggATGAGGCTGGGCTGTGAGGCCCCTGGCCAGGGAGAGAACCAGAGAGCCTGGGAGAACATCGCTGTAGCCCTGACCACCAGCAGGAGAGAGCTCAGAGActg CCCGGAGATGAACCTGAGTCCGAGTCATAACCTAACTCTGGAGAGTCTGGAGTTCAATCCTCAGCAGCATGTTGGCCCTGTTACCATGGAGAAGTATGACCGTATCCGCCATTACCTCATCAAG GCATGTGACACGCCCCTGCACCCCCTGGGCAGGTTGATGGAGACCCTAGTGGCTGTCTACAGGATGACCTACGTGGGGGTGGGGGCCAACCGCCGCCTCCTACTGCAGGCTGTCAACGAGATCATGTCCTACCTGGCACGCATCTTCCAGCtcgtcag GTTCCTGTTCCCAGATCTGCCTGAGGAGGGTGGAGTGATCCCTGAACCATCCTCTGACCCCCAGGACAAGAAGGATTCCAAATGCGCAGACACCCAGCTAGAATCCCCCAAACCTGG GCGTGTAGTGAGtagctcctctctgctcctgccGGTGTTACTGCCtcgtctctacccccctctcttcaccctgtacgccctggagaaggagagggaggacgaCGTGTACTGGGAGTGTGTCCTCCGCCTCAACAAACAGCCAGACATGGCCCTGCTCGCCTTCCTCGGAGTGCAACA TAAGTTTTGGCCGGTTTCGGTTCCAGTgctgggggagaggacagag GTTGTGTCCAGCACAAAAGACGCCTGTTTTGCCTCGGCAACGGAGACCTTACAGCAAATCAG ACAGTTTGTTTTCAGCACAACGTTCACCCCATCCGACAAGCTGCAGGTGATCCAGCTGACATTCGAGGAGATCACAAAGGAAGTGGTGTCATCACTGGAGGATAGCTTCCTGTGGTCCATGGACGACCTGTTTCCTGTGTTCCTCTACGTGGTGCTGCGCGCCCG GATCAGGAATCTGGGGTCAGAGGTGAGTCTGATAGAGGACTTGATGGACCCCTGTGTACAGCATGGAGAACACGGCATCATGTTCACCACTCTCAAG gcgTGTTACTATCAGATCCAGCATGAGAAGACCACATGA
- the LOC112253818 gene encoding alsin-like isoform X1 yields MHQHCHGQISVMESQRKSSGEDSSGERGLLHTWKGYSCSVTPERVLLSRPVLQAALGTRHGVLLVEGGQVYSFGEFPWKQSQVSEVGPLKPVLESSLSGQRVVAVAAGSFHSGAVTEDGGVHMWGENSFGQCGLSSLTVVSNPTPVAVLDPDTSPPHTIRVLELACGEQHSLALSAQHEVWAWGSGCQLGLVTTIFPVWKPQKVEHLAGRHVLQVACGAFHSLALVRCLPPQEARRPLPDKCGQCNQLLYTMTDKEDHVIISDSHYCPLGVELLDDGEARMEPGRSPPLRLQSSPSEPLSSHTSASAPNLHPSITDHTDYERRRTVAQNGEVLTTTDSDISAAGTDSDRTVGGMGGAGSQNSPYPDDQAVKEYLKKLSDTSLAEETAKMTKAGASFQPPADSLDLLTSDLLPGVMPVTTSSALNSLVSSCASAVAERVVSTCEALSLKKRINCYYPGVGGVAGAPGGVPGGFPGGPAEERVRLEESMQGKKSCSTGDIREEEAEGLSRRLSLPGLLSQVSPRLLRRASRPRVRAVPLTPVGGLPEAGELLPSLQTEVWSWGRGEEGQLGHGDNLPRLQPLCIKCLSSKEVVLVAAGAHHSLALTAQSQVFSWGSNSSGQLGHMACPTTIPRLAKLSEGIRVWDVGAGAQHTLLLADGDCYQPILYYSGQQVREAAQDAPQDQTEGYSYTQQPVLLPFCMNLGYVSGVFAGGQSCVALADRNVTGFIASLHELAAAERKFYCKLSSVKNHILRPLLDLGENYCSRYSSAGQRPWVRESLGTALGPASTVLLQSLARCYSRLCHLTGQHSTSLTANLRRRREVKSLVMLEHASIFLDTYNEYCCSVGNFLVMGGFQALAKPSLDFFGKCPELLQRLAESSEENIPLSDLLVALFYLPMRHLHEYGRLLLKLGTCFEVSSVDYQKLQDGCSKFEALALHLKRRRKEAEYTYHFWKSFPGKMTVSGLDSLRKPPRRLICESSNKALTLQNSGRFSVNWFILFNDALVHAQGVVPYKSLFSTHHVFPLATLWVEPIPEENTDLYGLKVISPEETFTLLACSSMEKAKWLRSINQAVDKAMSGAGQSGSGAGQRAEPPISRTASYTFYKDSRLKEATYEGRWLAGKPNGRGMVKWLDGRIYTGMFKNGLEDGFGDYVMPSKTLNLNDHYQGHWKEGKMHGIGTYKYATGELYEGSFQDNMRHGHGMLRSGTLNSSSPSVFIGQWVHDKKTGYGVFDDITRGEKYMGMWQDDQRQGTGVIVTQFGLYYEGAFNNNKMQGTGVLLSEDNTTYEGEFSEDWTLNGKGVLTMANGDYFEGTFTGEWGSGLKVTGSFFKPNLYDSDGDKGRAVKLGRLAVRPEEKWRAVFEECWMRLGCEAPGQGENQRAWENIAVALTTSRRELRDCPEMNLSPSHNLTLESLEFNPQQHVGPVTMEKYDRIRHYLIKACDTPLHPLGRLMETLVAVYRMTYVGVGANRRLLLQAVNEIMSYLARIFQLVRFLFPDLPEEGGVIPEPSSDPQDKKDSKCADTQLESPKPGRVVSSSSLLLPVLLPRLYPPLFTLYALEKEREDDVYWECVLRLNKQPDMALLAFLGVQHKFWPVSVPVLGERTEVVSSTKDACFASATETLQQIRQFVFSTTFTPSDKLQVIQLTFEEITKEVVSSLEDSFLWSMDDLFPVFLYVVLRARIRNLGSEVSLIEDLMDPCVQHGEHGIMFTTLKACYYQIQHEKTT; encoded by the exons ATGCATCAGCATTGCCATGGACAAATCTCAGTGATGGAGTCCCAGAGGAAAAG CTCTGGTGAGGACAGTTCAGGGGAGCGAGGTTTGCTCCACACCTGGAAGGGCTACTCCTGTAGTGTCACCCCAGAGAGAGTGCTCCTGTCCAGGCCTGTGCTGCAGGCTGCCCTGGGAACACGCCATGGGGTTCTACTGGTGGAGG GCGGGCAGGTGTACAGCTTTGGTGAGTTCCCATGGAAACAGAGCCAGGTCTCAGAGGTGGGCCCCCTGAAGCCCGTCTTAGAGAGCTCTCTCAGCGGCCAGCGCGTTGTCGCCGTGGCAGCGGGCAGCTTCCACAGCGGGGCGGTTACCGAGGACGGCGGGGTCCACATGTGGGGGGAGAACTCCTTCGGCCAGTGTGGCCTGTCCAGCCTCACTGTAGTCTCCAACCCTACTCCAGTGGCTGTCCTGGACCCCGACACCAGCCCCCCTCATACCATCCGGGTCCTGGAGCTGGCCTGCGGGGAGCagcactcccttgctctctctgccCAGCACGAGGTGTGGGCCTGGGGCAGCGGCTGCCAGCTGGGCCTGGTCACCACCATCTTCCCTGTATGGAAGCCCCAGAAGGTGGAGCACCTGGCGGGCAGACACGTCCTTCAGGTGGCCTGTGGGGCCTTCCACAGCCTTGCCTTGGTGCGTTGCCTACCACCTCAGGAGGCCCGGCGGCCCCTGCCAGACAAGTGTGGCCAGTGCAACCAGCTGCTCTACACCATGACGGACAAGGAGGACCACGTCATTATCTCAGATAGTCATTACTGCCCCCTAGGGGTGGAGTTGCTGGATGACGGAGAGGCCAGGATGGAGCCTGGAAGGTCCCCTCCGCTCAGGCTCCAGAGCTCCCCTTCagagcccctctcctctcatacctCGGCCTCAGCGCCtaatctccatccctccataacAGACCATACAGActatgagaggaggaggacagtggcACAGAATGGGGAAGTCTTAACCACTACAGACTCTGACATCTCTGCTGCTGGGACAGACTCAGATCGAACTGTTGGAGGTATGGGGGGTGCAGGGTCTCAGAACTCCCCCTACCCTGATGATCAGGCAGTGAAAGAATATCTCAAGAAACTGTCTGACACCTCATTGGCTGAGGAGACTGCCAAGATGACCAAAGCAGGAGCAAGTTTTCAG CCCCCAGCAGATAGCCTTGAcctcctgacctctgacctcctccctgggGTCATGCCAGTGACCACCAGCTCTGCCCTCAACAGCCTGGTCTCATCCTGTGCCTCCGCCGTGGCTGAGAGAGTGGTCTCCACCTGCGAGGCTCTGTCCCTGAAGAAGAGGATTAACTGCTACTATCCTGGGGTTGGGGGTGTAGCAGGAGCACCCGGTGGGGTGCCAGGAGGGTTTCCAGGGGGCCCCGCGGAGGAGCGGGTGCGTCTGGAGGAGTCCATGCAGGGGAAGAAGAGCTGCAGCACGGGGGATATCCGTGAGGAGGAGGCCGAGGGCCTGAGTCGACGTCTCTCTCTGCCTGGACTCCTCTCTCAGG TGTCCCCCAGGTTGCTGCGGAGGGCCAGCCGGCCCAGGGTGCGAGCGGTGCCCCTCACCCCTGTGGGAGGGCTCCCAGAGGCGGGGGAGCTGCTCCCCTCCCTGCAGACCGAGGTGTGGAGCTGGGGGCGTGGTGAGGAGGGCCAGCTAGGCCACGGGGACAACCTCCCCAG GCTGCAGCCACTGTGCATCAAGTGCCTGAGCAGTAAGGAGGTGGTGCTTGTGGCTGCTGGGGCACATCACTCCCTGGCCCTGACGGCACAGTCCCAG gTCTTCTCCTGGGGTAGTAACAGCTCTGGCCAGCTAGGACACATGGCGTGTCCTACTACTATCCCTCGCCTTGCCAAG CTGTCTGAGGGGATCCGTGTATGGGATGTGGGTGCGGGGGCGCAGCACACCCTCCTCCTGGCCGATGGGGACTGTTACCAGCCCATCCTTTACTATAGCGGACAGCAGGTCAGAGAGGCGGCTCAGGACGCaccccaggaccagacagaggggTACAGCTACACCCAGCAACCAGTGCTGCTCCCCTTCTGCATGAAC TTGGGCTACGTGAGCGGTGTGTTTGCGGGGGGCCAGAGCTGCGTGGCGCTAGCCGACCGCAACGTCACGGGTTTCATCGCCAGCCTCCACGAGCTGGCTGCTGCTGAGAGGAAGTTCTACTGCAAGCTGAGCTCTGTGAAGAACCACATCCTGCGCCCCCTGTTGGACCTGGGTGAGAACTACTGCTCCCGCTACAGCTCCGCTGGACAGAGGCCatgggtcagag AGTCGTTGGGTACAGCCCTAGGCCCGGCGTCCACAGTGCTGCTACAGAGCCTGGCGAGGTGTTATAGCCGCCTGTGCCACCTCACTGGGCAGCACTCCACCTCGCTCACCGCCAACCTGCGCCGCCGTCGGGAGGTGAAAAGCTTGGTTATGCTGGAGCACGCCAGCATCTTCCTGGACACGTACAATGA GTACTGCTGCTCTGTGGGTAACTTCCTGGTGATGGGGGGCTTCCAAGCTCTGGCCAAGCCCTCGCT AGATTTCTTTGGGAAGTGTCCAGAGCTGTTGCAGCGGCTGGCAGAGTCCAGCGAGGAGAACATTCCTCTGAGTGACCTGTTGGTGGCGCTCTTCTACCTGCCCATGAGACACCTTCACGAGTATGGCAGGCTGCTGCTCAAACTGGGAACCTGCTTCGAGGTG AGCTCAGTGGACTACCAGAAGCTGCAGGACGGCTGCTCTAAGTTTGAGGCCCTggctcttcatctgaagaggaggaggaaggaggcagAGTACACGTACCACTTCTGGAAGAGCTTCCCTGGCAAGATGACGGTCAGTGGCCTG GATTCCCTGCGTAAGCCCCCCCGGAGGCTGATCTGTGAGAGCAGTAACAAGGCCCTGACGCTACAGAACTCTGGAAGGTTCTCTGTCAACTGGTTCATCCTCTTCAATGATGCACTCGTCCACGCTCAG GGCGTGGTTCCCTATAAAAGCCTT ttctccACCCACCATGTCTTCCCATTGGCCACACTGTGGGTCGAGCCCATCCCTGAGGAGAACACTGACCT GTATGGACTGAAGGTGATCTCACCTGAGGAGACCTTCACCCTGCTGGCCTGTTCTTCCATGGAGAAG GCCAAGTGGCTTCGCTCCATCAACCAGGCGGTGGACAAGGCCATGAGTGGGGCGGGCCAGTCAGGCTCAGGGGCAGGGCAGAGGGCGGAGCCTCCCATCTCCCGGACCGCCTCCTACACCTTCTACAAGGACAGCCGTCTGAAGGAGGCCACCTACGAGGGCCGCTGGCTGGCCGGCAAGCCCAATGGGAG GGGAATGGTGAAGTGGCTTGATGGGAGAATTTACACGGGGATGTTCAAGAACGGACTGGAGGATGG TTTTGGAGATTACGTTATGCCCAGCAAGACATTGAACCTGAACGACCACTATCAAGGCCACTGGAAAGAAGGGAAGATGCACGGCATCGGAACATACAA GTATGCTACAGGTGAGTTGTACGAGGGCTCGTTCCAGGACAACATGCGTCACGGTCACGGGATGCTGCGCAGCGGCACGCTGAACTCCTCCTCCCCCAGCGTCTTCATCGGCCAATGGGTGCACGACAAGAAGACGGGCTACGGCGTCTTTGATGACATCACCAG AGGAGAGAAGTACATGGGCATGTGGCAGGATGACCAGCGGCAGGGCACGGGCGTCATAGTAACCCAGTTTGGCCTGTACTACGAGGGAgccttcaacaacaacaagatgcAG GGCACAGGGGTCTTGCTGTCTGAGGACAACACCACATATGAAGGAGAGTTCTCGGAGGACTGGACTCTCAACGGAAAG GGTGTGCTGACCATGGCTAATGGGGACTACTTTGAGGGCACCTTCACCGGGGAGTGGGGCTCCGGCCTGAAGGTTACCGGATCCTTCTTCAAACCCAACCTCTACGACTCAGACGGGGACAAGGGCCGCGCTGT TAAGCTGGGGCGCCTGGCGGTGCGTCCGGAGGAGAAGTGGAGGgcagtgtttgaggagtgttggATGAGGCTGGGCTGTGAGGCCCCTGGCCAGGGAGAGAACCAGAGAGCCTGGGAGAACATCGCTGTAGCCCTGACCACCAGCAGGAGAGAGCTCAGAGActg CCCGGAGATGAACCTGAGTCCGAGTCATAACCTAACTCTGGAGAGTCTGGAGTTCAATCCTCAGCAGCATGTTGGCCCTGTTACCATGGAGAAGTATGACCGTATCCGCCATTACCTCATCAAG GCATGTGACACGCCCCTGCACCCCCTGGGCAGGTTGATGGAGACCCTAGTGGCTGTCTACAGGATGACCTACGTGGGGGTGGGGGCCAACCGCCGCCTCCTACTGCAGGCTGTCAACGAGATCATGTCCTACCTGGCACGCATCTTCCAGCtcgtcag GTTCCTGTTCCCAGATCTGCCTGAGGAGGGTGGAGTGATCCCTGAACCATCCTCTGACCCCCAGGACAAGAAGGATTCCAAATGCGCAGACACCCAGCTAGAATCCCCCAAACCTGG GCGTGTAGTGAGtagctcctctctgctcctgccGGTGTTACTGCCtcgtctctacccccctctcttcaccctgtacgccctggagaaggagagggaggacgaCGTGTACTGGGAGTGTGTCCTCCGCCTCAACAAACAGCCAGACATGGCCCTGCTCGCCTTCCTCGGAGTGCAACA TAAGTTTTGGCCGGTTTCGGTTCCAGTgctgggggagaggacagag GTTGTGTCCAGCACAAAAGACGCCTGTTTTGCCTCGGCAACGGAGACCTTACAGCAAATCAG ACAGTTTGTTTTCAGCACAACGTTCACCCCATCCGACAAGCTGCAGGTGATCCAGCTGACATTCGAGGAGATCACAAAGGAAGTGGTGTCATCACTGGAGGATAGCTTCCTGTGGTCCATGGACGACCTGTTTCCTGTGTTCCTCTACGTGGTGCTGCGCGCCCG GATCAGGAATCTGGGGTCAGAGGTGAGTCTGATAGAGGACTTGATGGACCCCTGTGTACAGCATGGAGAACACGGCATCATGTTCACCACTCTCAAG gcgTGTTACTATCAGATCCAGCATGAGAAGACCACATGA